The following nucleotide sequence is from Vanessa cardui chromosome 19, ilVanCard2.1, whole genome shotgun sequence.
GACCCCGTAGAGCACGACGCTTATTCTCTTCTGCTTGAATCTTGAAAGTACCCTACACGATGACGACAGACGGAAAGAAAGATGGCGCCGAGCAAATAGCAGAGTCATGCCGAGTTGGCGTACGCGTGCCGCCATTTTATCCTGAAAAGCCGGCGCTCTGGTTTGCACAATTGGAAGGTCAATTCGTCCTCGCCAACATCACCAGCGACACGACGAAGTTCTACTACGCCATTGCGCAGCTCGAACCTCAATACGCAGCCGAAGTGGAGGACATCATTACCACACCTCCTAACACCGGAAGATACGATAAGTTGAAGGCGGAACTAATAAAGAGGCTTTCGGTATCTCGAGAAAAGAAGGTGCAACAGCTCCTTTTGCATGAGGAGCTCGGGGACCGGAAACCATCACACTTCGTACGCCACCTACAAAATCTAGCGGGACCCGGCGTTCCAGAGGAGTTCTTAAGGACGATTTGGACCAGCCGACTGCCACAGAGCACGCAGTCGATCATCGCGTCGCAACCTCGAGCATCGCTAGAAGAGCTGGCCGACCTAGCAGACCGGATTCATGACGTGGTCACGCCCAACTTGCAAGTGGCCTCCGCATCAAGCCCAGCTCCACCTGAAAGCAGCGTCAACGCCATGACTCGTCAAATCTCTGAACTCACTAGGCAAGTGGCGGAGCTGACGACGAGGGTGAGCAGGATGTCGCGACCCAGGCAGCGTGACCGTTCCAGGAGTCGAAGGCGCCAGAACTCCAGTTCCTCGAAGTCTCAGTGCTGGTACCACACTAAATTCGGCGAAAAGGCGAAAAGGTGCATAAAACCGTGCGAATTCTCGGTAAACTCAACGGGCGGTCGTTAACGGCGACTGCCGATTGCCCGAGTATCGGTCGCCTATTCGTTACGGATGCGAAAACAAAAACGCAGTTCTTAGTGGACACTGGAAGTGACCTCTGTGTTTTTCCGTGGAGTGGTATTAGAGACTCTAAGACTAAAACGAATTACGATTTATGTGCCGCTAATGgtagcaaaataaatacatacggGTATGTAAATCTAGTCTTAAATATAGGCCTACGCCGCGACTTTCCCTGGCGATTTATTGTAGCCGATGTCACAAGGGCGATAATAGGCGTTGATTTTTTATcttactataatttaattgtgGATTGCAGGAATCAACGTCTTATCGATAGCAACACAACGCTATATACTGTGGCTTTGCCTGCGTGTCCTGCTGACATTTCATCGGTAAAGGTGATCACTGGTGAGTCGGTTTATCATCACATACTACGGGAATATCCCGATATCACTCGTCCATCCGGTACTTTACATGCACCTAAATACAACACAGTACACCATATACGTACTACACCCGGGCCACCCGTATCATGCACACCACGAAGGCTGGCCCCTGACAAATTGAAGGTAGCTAAGGAGGAGTTTGCCACTATGCTTCAGATGGGCATAGCCAGACCCTCTGAGTCCCCGTGGTCGTCACCACTCCACTTGGCGCCAAAGAAAGACAACAGCTGGCGCCCCTGTGGCGACTACCGGCAACTCAACGCCCGTACAATACCGGACAGGTACCCGATCCGCCATATACATGATTTTGCGCACACAATTGCCGGTTGCAAGGTTTACAGCACTATCGACCTCGTAAAGGCGTACCACCAGATACCGGTTGCCTCAGAAGACGTACCAAAAACTGCTATTACCACACCTTTTGGCATGTACGAGTTCCCATTCATGACGTTTGGACTACGTAATGCCGGACAAACCTTTCAACGTTTCGTGGATGAAATGCTACGAGGATTGGAATTCTGTTACGCCTACCTGGACGATTTCCTAGTTTTCTCTGAAGATGAAGAAACCCATAAAGGTCACTTGAGGCAACTCTTCGCTAGGCTCCAAGAATATGGCATGGTAATCAACACTTCCAAATGTATCTTTGGAGTACCAGAGGTGACGTTTCTAGGATACCATATATCCACTAGCGGTACCAAGCCTTTACCTGCCAAAGTCCAGGCAGTTCAAAACTTCCCAGTGCCAAAGAACGTCAAAGAACTGAGAAGATTTCTGGGCATGCTGAACTTTTATAGAAGGTTTATACCGAACGCAGCTCAACACCAATCTCCGTTGAATGCACTTCTTGTTGGTTCTGTAAAAGGATCCGACCCCATAACCTTCACAGCAGTAGAACAGGAAGCTTTTAACGCCTGTAAGCAAAGTTTATGTGACGCAACACTATTGGCTCACCCAGATAGCCAAGCTAAATTAGCCATAGTAACAGACGCATCTGATGTGGCCATTGGAGCCGCTTTACAGCAGTTGACGCATGAGGGTTGGCAGCCACTCGCGTTCTACTCACATAAACTCAGTCCTGCCCAGCAAAAATATTCTTCGTATGATAGAGAGCTGCTAGCAACATATGAAGCGATCAAATATTTCAGGCATATGGTCGAAGCAAAAGATTTCGTGGTATATACAGACCATAAACCTTTGTGCTTCGCATTCAGTTCGCGTAAAGAAAATTGCTCACCAAGACAGTTCAGACACTTAGATTTTATATCGCAGTTTACAACGGATATAAGACACATATCAGGAAGAAACAACGTTGTCGCAGACACTCTCTCACGGATTGAGGAAGTTGCTAAACCAGTCGACTCTGAGCAGCTAGCACAATCTCAATCCACGGACGCCGAGTTGCAGAAGCTCCTTAACAGCGACACCTCTTTATCCTTGAAAAAGATGAAACTGCCAGGAACACACTCTGAACTGTATTGCGATGAGAGTAGCAATAGCATACGCCCATACGTTCCTCAAGACTTTCGCCGGAGAGTTTTTGAAAGTTTGCACTGTCTTAGCCATCCAGGTGCCAAATCAACAACCAGGATAGTCTCAGAGAGGTATGTTTGGCCAGGTATTAGAAAAGATTGCAGAGAATGGACACGAGCCTGCCCAGCATGCCAACGGTCAAAAATCTCTCGCCATTGCTCGCCATCTGTTAGAACTTTCAAATTACCACGATCACGGTTTGCTCATATCCATATCGATCTCGTTGGTCCATTGCCATATTCACACGGTTATAGATATTGCCTCACCGCCGTCGACCGTTTCACCCGTTGGCCTGAGGCCATACCCTTACGCGACATAACCGCTGAGTCCGTGGCCAACGCATTACTATTCGGATGGATATCACGCTTCGGTTGTCCCATCGACATAGTCACCGATCGTGGCGCACAATTTGAATCTGCCCTATTTAAGCGTTTGTCAGACCTCATCGGCTTCAAGCACAAAAGAACGACCGCGTATCACCCAGCATGTAACGGGATGGTGGAAAGATTTCATAGGCAACTTAAAGCCGCAATTACTTGCCACGGAAACCAAAACTGGGTCGAGTCTCTTCCGATAGTACTTTTAGGCATCCGGAGCGCTTATAAGGAAGACTTACGCGCCTCCTCAGCTGAGCTCGTCTACGGCGAAACACTTAGGTTGCCTGGGGAAATTCTTCATCCTCAAGCTGACGACTCAACCGACGTGGCAGATTACTTGACACGAATTCGGACATTTGCACGGAAGCTCAGACCAATACCAGCGTCGCGTCTTGGCACTAGGTCCTTCTTTGttttcaaagatttaaaaacAGCTTCTCACGTCTATCTCAGAGAGGAGATTAACCGTGGATCCCTTAAGCCGGCCTATACTGGCCCTCACGAGGTACTCAAAAACAACTCCAAAGTGCTTACCATTCTTTTTCACGGAAAACCTGTCACAGTATCTGCAGATCGTGTCAAACCAGCCTACATACTTCACGACACACATaacacaaacacacaaacaaacacacactcCCCACAACACAACACGGAACATAAACACTTAACACCACCACTACAGGAACCCACTCAGCCTGATGCCGAAGGTGTTAATGACAGAAGGACACGTTCAGGTCGTaaagttcgattcccggactaTTATCGCCCGTAGGACGGCCTCTGGAGGGGGGTGATGTGGCGTAGcctatttttctattataatttttatttcttttttttttacttttgttaaattataagtgtgtattttatgttttaattattttttataaattttcttattttattaatttcaacggACAGAATAAATACGACAAGTCTTTTTATATACGTAAGCGCGCGAGCGACGCGGTCAGACTCCGCCCCATTGCGGGGCGACGTCCACCCGCGGGCCCTGCGGCCGGCCGGCCGTCGCAGGCGCTTCAcaagtaaaaattattgttaattgtaaaattaattctttttagTTCGCTAAAACTTCCGGGTCGATCTGCACGTCGCTCGCATGCTCGCTAGCTACATACGTAATTCAAAGTGTCTCATCGTTTACTTAAggacttaaattaattagtgtaaTAAGTATAATAGTTGGTGAatccaataaaaacaatattcgcAATTATCGTGATTTACATATCCTGTGTTACTCCTCCTCAGTAGTGATACAACCTACCACTAAATCAGCGACTTCCGCAACCTGCATAGATAACGTGTTTTGTAGTTGTGAggccgttaataagaaaatcttatcaaaccttacatcagatcactttggccaaatggtgtcaataggtataaaaaaaaaatcaaaagaaacgaaaaatcacttgtaggccaattactgtaaaaggttcaatcaacttcaataatgctttacactgtagccttccaaaattgaatcttagctcaaatgatcccaactctttatataattctcttttacaagtaattaataacgaattcaataaaatatatcagttaaaaatcttttatcaaaacaatgaaatgcagttctcagactgggccactaccggtatctatataagtcgaactaaattgtatgagctatatgaacttaagaaatataatcgtgattgtaaatttatcaattttgttaaaaaatattccaagttatttaaacaagtttgtcaaacagctcgttcgttgcatattaaaaataaagatgtaGTTAAAATGGACAAAgggctaactccgctctccttaggcaaagaggACTGGCGCaagcctgtagtactaagtactgagaaccgcaaggaggtatggaagagcaagaagttacacggacgcttctatcgggcccttcatggacccgatgtggactttatggcgtccgtatcttggctacggttcggcaacctatttgatgaaaccgaaggttttgtctgtgcgattgtggacgaagttatcatgacgaacaattaccggaagtatattgtgagggatggcacggtgaacatatgtcgggcgtgtcacactccgggcgaatcccttagtataaataatatatagtatttgcacagacataatcaagtggccaagattatccatcaacaacttgcacttcgatacggtcttgtggtatcagaggtaccatactacaggtatgtgcccgacccagttctcgagaatggtcatatcacactgtactgggaccgatctataatcactgacagaactgttgtcgccaacaagcctgatatagtggtgacagatcggtcagagcgccgcacgataattgttgacatcaccatccctcatgacgagaatctcgtgaaggctgagaaagataaacaaataaaatatcttgacttagctcacgaggttgtcgacatgtgggatgtggatacagcagttattgtgccgatagttgtttcagcgaatggcctaatggccaagagcctcgaccaacaccttaagaggctctcgttaggtagctgggtcaagggcctgatgcagaaggcagtactcctcggcacggcgcgtattgtgaggaagttcctctctttggagccctgactaccggtggcttggaccctgttcccgccactggttggcctctgtattttatatttttaaatatattttatatgtttgcattttatatttaaaaatgtaatattatatgagtgaaaatttttataaataaaaaaaaaaaaccgccttcaaaaatgaactaaaaagaaaaaaataatcagttacatccatatccaatttacgattttttaatcacctctcaaagtcggtgccaacattgctatatatgcatataggtacataatacatacatacaaaaactaaatctatttattgtatagatgacaccattagacaaaccttactatcgatacaaattaaatgatttcaatataggaatttatttactttgttggcaccgccttcaaaaggtgattaaaaaatcgtaaattggatatggatgtaactgattatttttttctttttagttcatttttgaaggcggttttttttttatttataaaaatttatttactgcttttcagtgttgttttgttatttataattacaattggtagtgtttgtcattcactttaatgccgttaatcattgaggagttctcctggtagtccaccatcagctagacttcatcataggcatgtttactaacatcaattgcttgacgactatcttaaagaaatagaactaagcccgtaaaatagttacttactaataggttctgattactagttgtggtcttcatcatcagttccacttcatcaaatgtcacttttcgtgagcatatgaccaaggcactttgaataaaaccgaaatcactataggtgtgcctataaaatttgaggagttccctcgatttctccaggatcccatcatcagatcctgatctcctgacaatgggaccacctgtaaaacatgccctttcaaacaaaaaaagaattgttaaaatcggcccagccatcttcgagtaattcggtaacatacataaaaaataaaaaaaaaaaaaaaaaaaggccccgacgaattgagaacctcctcctttttttgaagtcggttaaaaataaataaaaagttataataataaaaataatatacaagattatacaatgaaataaaaataaagtatgtacTGTAGTAACCTAGTTATCCCAAAGAAGTTTTACTTACCTGTGATTCAAATATGGTGTGGAGGCAGTACGGGCCCTCATAGAAATGAAAACCGTGCGTTATTGTTAGTTGGCATTACGGGAACTTAAGTGAAAGACAACCGTACCTACGTATTTGTGTGCAGGCAGTATGGGCCTTCATATAAATGAAAACCATGCGTAATTGTGTGTAGGCAGTGCGggcctttaaataaataaaaactgcaCGTTATTGCGTAAGTGGCAGTATGGGCCTCATGATATTAGAAACCATACttaaaaatttgtaaagttGTGTTTTGTGGTATAGGCCATGTGAGCCTTTCCTAAAATGCAGTATGAGCATTCCTGTTATATGTTCCTCGGATATGGCAAATCTACTTCCACCCCCGGAAAAACTTGACCTAGAAGGTGACAACGCCACGATTGCGTTACGATGGGAAAAATGGAAAAggtcttttaatatttacttagacGCTACAGAAATTAATGGACCTGAAAGAAGAAGGGCTACGTTATTACTATTAGGTGGATCGGACCTacaagaaattatttacaatctACCTGGAGCACATGTAGATGCCTCCGAAGGAGTTGATGTATTCAGCACTGCATTCGATAAACTTGATGGATATTTTCTTccaaagcaaaataaaatctatgaaAGGCATATTTTTCGCCAAATTATACAAGAGGAGAATgaaaaatttgaaaagtttGTTGTTAGGCTCCGAAATCAAGCAGGGAAGTGCAAATTTAGTAATGCCGAGGAGAACTTGATTGACCAGATTGTAGAGAAATGTTCATCTTCAGAACTTCGTAAGAAAATATTGACCCTAGGAGATAATGTACcacttgataaaattattatggagGCTAATTCATTAGAAGCTGTGGGGTATCAGCTAGAAGGATATGGACAAAACAAGACTACCACTTCGAATAGCTCTGAtattaatgcaataaaaaatcGTTCTATTAAGCCAGGATTCATTAAATCAGGAAAAGGGAAATGCGGAAGATGTGGACATATTACACACACCTTGCCAAATCAAAAGTGTCCAGCAAAAAAGAAAACTTGTCACGCTTGCGGCAAAATAGGTCATTTCAGTGCGTGGTGCAGGACAATACCACAGAAAcggaaatttgaaaataagcaAAATGaagacaataaatataaaagaaaaaggcAAGAGAAAGATGTAAATTCTATTGAAGAAGAGACAGctgaataatatgtttttaatatgaatgatgatgatgaaatgaaatgaaagatgCTATGATTGAATGTCTATTGGGAGGTGTTAATCTAGATATGTTAATAGATTCTGGCTGCAAACTAAATCTAATTACTGACAAAGCTTGggaaatgttaaaaatgaataGTGTGAAAGTATGCAACCAAACCAAgggttcaaataataaattatcattatggAAGTAAAACGGCATTGGATGTAAAAGGAACCTTTAATACCACCATTAAAACGAATGGGCGATCTGTTTACACTAaagtttatgtaattaatgGCGGATCAAGAAATCTATTGGGAAAAGAAACCGCAATTGGGTTAGCCGTCTTAAAATTAGGCATTGGTGTACATGAGGTCAGAGAAAAAACCAgccttttacaaaattaaaggaTGTTCTGGTCGAAATTCCCATTGATGAGAAGTGCAAACCAGTATCACAGCCATATAGAAGAATACCTATTCCTATTGAAAAAAAGGTTGAACATAAAATACAGAAACTGCTTGAGTTGGACATTATAGAAAAAGTACAGGGACCTTCTCAATGGGTTTCACATGTTGTTCCTATACTAAAAGATGACAATGATTTACGGTTATGTGTCGATATGAGGCGGGCTAATATGGCAGTTATGAGGGAAAATCATCCCTTACCCTGTATGGATAATCTATTGCCGAAAATAAAAAAGCCAAATTCTTCTCCAAACTAGACATCAAAAatgctttccatcaggtggaaATTCATCCCAATTCCAGACACTTAACGACATTTATAACATCTAAAGGACTATACAGATATAAGCGATTGATGTTCGGAATCACCTGTGCACCCGAATTATTTCAGAAAATATTAGAGAAAATACTAGTGGGATTAGACggagtaataaattttattgacgaTATTTTAGTTTATACCAGGGCTTTCGAATCAGAGCTGTGTTTCTacgataaaattttactaagggGTAGTCGGGTAAGAACTAAGACAGAGGGTTTTAGAAGCAGCACATGAAGGTCACCCGGGAATAGTTGCAATGAAAAGTCGTCTAAGGTCTAAGGTTTGGTGGCCACGTATAGATAAAGATGCCGAGATCCTTGTAAAACAATGTAAAGGATGCACTGTTGTCGGTTTGCCTACCCCACCAGTTCCAATGAAGCGAAGAGAACTCCCTGTTGCTGCCTGGGTAGATATTGCAATAGATCTACTTGGACCTTTGCCAAATAATGAATACTTGtagttattattgattattatagtcGACACaaggaaataaaatttactaaaataataacgagttcaaagattataaaattattaaaagaaacattCAGTCGCCTTGGCTATCCTGTTTCTATCACAGCAGACAACGGTCGTCAATTCATAAGTGAGGAATTCAAAGAATATTGCAgacagtttaatataaaaatatttaacaccaTTCCCTACTGGCCTCAAATGAATGGCGAAGTAGAAAGACAAAACAGGGATATTTTAAAAAGGTTAAAAATAAGTCAAGTGCAAAAAAGTGATTTAAAGGAAGCTGTATGggaatatttaatgatgtaTAACTCGACACCACATACTGTAACAGGCAAAACACCTACCGAACTATTTTTTAAGAGGATGATTAAAGACAAAATTCCTTCATTGTTATATAGTGAACGTGTATTGGACGATTCAGAAGTTAGAGACAGGGATGCAATACATAAAGAAAGAGGAAAAGAGTACGGAGATAGAAAGCGAAGAGCTCAATAAACAATGATCACAGAAGGTGACAAAGTATATGCGAAGGACATGGAGAAAGGGTATAAATTATcagttaattacaaattaactcCGCATATAGTGGAAAGAACAGAAGGTGGAGACGTACTCGTGAGAAATGAAAAAACTGGTCAAACACTTAGACGCaatgttatacatttaaaaaaaattgaaggtGAATGGAAAGTTCAAAACAATGGTGGAAAGGAAATTGAAGAGGAAAAGGAGGGAAATTAAATGGATCAGAGTGAAGAAAAATAGTAGATttagtagtaaataaatagtacGCCTGGGTTTATTATCTAAGTTTATTctttatagtataaaa
It contains:
- the LOC124537738 gene encoding uncharacterized protein LOC124537738 translates to MANLLPPPEKLDLEGDNATIALRWEKWKRSFNIYLDATEINGPERRRATLLLLGGSDLQEIIYNLPGAHVDASEGVDVFSTAFDKLDGYFLPKQNKIYERHIFRQIIQEENEKFEKFVVRLRNQAGKCKFSNAEENLIDQIVEKCSSSELRKKILTLGDNVPLDKIIMEANSLEAVGYQLEGYGQNKTTTSNSSDINAIKNRSIKPGFIKSGKGKCGRCGHITHTLPNQKCPAKKKTCHACGKIGHFSAWCRTIPQKRKFENKQNEDNKYKRKRQEKDVNSIEEETAE